The genomic region TGGAACACACCATCGACCTTCATCGCTTCACACTTGACCAACACCGTTGCATCGTGGGAGTTCCTTTAGGTAGGTCCCTTCCATTGGGTCTCACAGAATCATAGCAGTGACACTCAGCGCATATATTGATGGGTAGATAGGTGATAGGTAAATTCCCAAACCttactggtttggggatttactAGCGACCATTCCTACCTGTCTCTCCCACCTCCACATGCAGGACCTATTTTTACACAACACACTCTACCAGGACATTTAAGCATCACATTACTACAGATAACATCCAGGATGGGAGCTCTGTCAGTTGTCTGAGAGCCTGTAGTTCCAGTAAATGTGCGCTCACTTGTTGGACCCAGCTCTCTTCTCTAGGTCCAAAGAAGGTTCACTGGCCAGACTCTCTACAAACCAAGTATTCTGAGGTGATCCCTCTACACACATATTGGTCTATTTGGAGGGAAGTGTATCAGTTCATGTAGCGTTCACTGCCAAACATATGGCATTATACCATGTACCTTATTCCACCTACTTATAATTACCTTATTATTGGTGGGGTTTCCTGTGGATCTATCGAGCTTGCAATGTCTATAACAGTCCTCTTCTTGTCCAGCGTGCCCACCCTTACCGTGGATCTTGATAGTTGCCTAATTTGGGTAGATCCAGAAGGGAAAGGAAGTGGGTGGTGCCCATGGAGTGGGGTCATGGTGCAAAATGTTTCATGTAGTTTAGGATGAAAGGTTGAGTCATTTAAGTAACATTACTTGTAAATCcaaccagaaaattttgggcatTGCACAAACAGTCAtgcattggagaattcacagattaattgtagaTTTAAATGTTGGAGCTATCATGTTTAAAAAGTTTTCGAACTATGATGCcatgtgacatttgacctctaccaatttcaataggattctattaagttcaagaaagatgtatttcttgtgttatcatgtttacaagcttttcagactttcatttaaatgttgactgtacatgacctctgacctccaccaattttgatttttctttttttcttttttctttttaagttttctttttaataaacagCTGAATCTGCATACCGTGTATAAAGTTCAACATAGATGTGCTtttgatttatatatttcacaaagttttcagacttcgacctctgttgaccccaaatgaccactgaacttcacagaaaacgaTAGGCTTCTTTGCACTCAATAAGACAgatctacataccaaatatgaagttaatccaccattcACTTTTTGAGTACGGTAACTACTTACAAGTAACTGTCTCATACATACCCACACATGCACAAACAGCCTCACCATCACATAGAATCCtattgcctctggcaaggaatcaaaaatgaaatcaatgCCAAAAAGAGGAGGATTCAACAATATTGTCTTATGTTTGAATATATTCTTCTTTCATATCGAAATACAAAAACTTGATTCTAAAATAAGGTTCAAAGCCTGAAAAAGATTTATACACcatgacataaaatatatacaacagACCACCTATCCTTATTAATAAACTTAACAATATGTAGTGTTATCTATATGACAAGATAACATTATTTACTCCAAACAAGCATTATGAGTAACCATAaggaaatgaatgaatgataagTCATCTTTTGGATCTACGTGCTTAAATCGTTCAAACTAGAAATCAGAAACCAATGATGTAAATGTCATTGTTTGTTGAACTAAATCAACCTGTTGCAAGAAATCAACCCACCTTTCTTCCCTATAAACTTTATTCTCCTACCACCATGGAATGATTCTACCCTCTGATTTGTTGACTTCtatttcaaaataacaaataggcctattctCTTAGAATCTGCTGTACTGAACTTACTACCAAAACTTAAAGTTTGGCATACTGTGCATACTGTTGTAGTTTCCTTTCACAGGTCTGAGACCCTGATGTCCAAAAATTATGACAAATTTCATTTccataaataattgaaaagagAGATATTATACATACATTCTATAAACATTCATTCCAGAGAGTAACATTCCACAAGTAGTTCTCTCAGGTTCTTATACTCCTGTCTCACTTGTGAAGCAAGGGCAGCAGAAGCATTTTTATTCTGGGGGCATCGACATCAAAGgccactttgcagaaattcaattggacttatattcagtaccctctataactcttattgtattatcttatttgcgtatacacatcactccatcaacgcccccccccccctcaaggaaaatatgcatactagcactgcaatatcccatgtgcaaattgtgaaacaaggaacaaaatgaggtgaaatcatgttagttgataatgtaggaatcttcccaattagagtttatttcttgttaaaatCTTAACAAagttttttccattcgaaatagctttgagtttgacccacagaaattcattaaaagtcaggggcatACAGGATtggcaaagttgtatgcacgactatctgagcggagcgccaccatcggttggcgcggagcgtacaagaaaatttttggttttacaatgccctcagatggccggaaacagcccttcccgagtgttcattctggttccctggcctcttgctgacttgagacacctcatattttatgtagaaaaacctgaggaaaagtgggggggcacatgccccctgtgccccccggttccgccgcccttgttgtGAAGTTTTGTGTTGAactttcaaagtttgaaaatgcaCAACCATAGTCCCTTATCAGGTTCATAGATTCACAGGCAAAATGCTTCATCATCAAATATGGAAGGAATTGTACAAAATCTTGAGAAAATATGTTAAACTAGTATATAACTAACTACCCCTCCCTTCCCTGTTCTGTGCATTACAAGAAAGCCTTCACACAGACCGTTGTACTAATAATTGATGTGAATCTGGTTGGACTTAGAAATATATAGCTACTTTCAATGGCTATGATGAATCTAACAGCTCCTAAGTATGTTTCCTTCATAAAATTAATCTGCCCTAAATATTACAAGTATAGTTAGTATGAGCATTTGTTCTGTTTAGAGTCATAGGTTCAGACAAAGTATGGTGCTGTGTCTTGAAGATATATTACACCAACACGAAAGTAATAATAGTATTCCCCTAATATCTCACTTCCACCAATACAAAAAGTTATAATTAATGTCATTAAGGCATCCCGTCAATCAAAGAGAAATGCTGCAGCAaagctgaatcaatatcaaacaatagagattaCCGTGACAGAGAACAAGAAAATATGTTGTACGCAGCAAGGCGGTATTTAACTGCAGGCCCCTCAGCATCCTTTTTTTTGGCACCTATTCCACACCTATTTGACACCTACAACACCTTACTCAAATAAACGGTAATGCTTAAGGCAGGTTTCAGCCATGTTCCCGATGTTAGGCATCAAAGTCACCTTAACGTCTTCTTGTTCCACCAAAACCTGCcaacaaatgaataaacaaaaaattgcaGAGTTGATGTCTTCAAGAAATAAGGGTTTACAAAGTGCAGACCACTCACTGAAGTGGAATGAAATATTCATACCTGTACATAAACTTCACTGATTAACTTTTTTCCACTACAGGCTATATCGCAACTATCTAATCGTAGTGAGATTTTCCAGAAAGGAGGGTACTTTGACTTACAGTATAAGGCTTAACATATCAGCTTttgcattttacaatttttacacaGCCCTAAGAGGGGATTGACGTTTTACTTCCACTAAACTAAACAAACATGTTAAAGCTATTGGGAGTTGTTCAGTGATGTAGATGGGAAATAAAAGGACTGAAGCTAATAGAGTCAATACTTCACAAACATAAACTACACACCTGACAAACATGTGGAAGTGATGTCACAGCAAACTTGCACAAAAACCAGATGGCAGTTTGTGCTTTAAATTAATGTTCAGTGTATGTATAACATATTCACAGAAATGCATATAATTTGAAGGGTGTATCAGAAGGACATTGCTTTTTCATTTACAAGCTTATTTGTTTGCATCCATAACAAAGGAGAGTAGTGTAATGGATATTTGTGATCAATAATTGGTTGAGTTCAAAGCAATTACTAACTTCTTTctcttaaaacaaaaataatcgTTACCAGATGCTGATCTTGTTCCTGTGCTGCCACCTGAAAATCCCCCTCCACCACCACTGAAGCCAGAGAACCCATAGCTAGGCTGGCGATAGGTACGTGGTCTTGCATAACCGCCTCCCCAGCCAGTTCCATAACCACCATATCCTTGGTTGTAGCCACGACCCCCGCtgcagagaaaaacaaaaagtacaAGTCATTGAAGGTACATTACGGTAACAATATTCTGGTTTATGTCatgagaaaattaaaataagcaAAAACAACTCAATACAAAAATTAGCTATCAGTAATGAATTTCAGCTTCCTACATACCTACCTAGCAACATTGATATAAAAGATGGTGGCCAGATCCACAACGTTACTACATGCCTTGTCAGATCGGAATGGTTAAAGGAGTGCACATACTATTGACAATTGCCTATTGATTCTTAACTTGGAGTAGCAAAATGGCCAAATCACCATTGAGAAAGGATTCTCACTGTACTAATTACAACTGTGTGAAAACTACCTTTAAGTCCAGACATATTTAAAAATCAATAAAGGTACCCAGATGCTAACAtaagaacaaaaagaaaaaagccaTTCTGATATCCAAAGTATATACCAATGACAACATGAATTTCATCTACTGTAGTAATCAATGTTGAAATCTGGAGGCACATTTGTTTATTTCTGACCTAAATGTTCCATACCAATTTGCAACTTTGAATGTATCACATAAACAGGTCACAAACTCCTAAATCCAATCTTGTCATATCACAGCAAGCACAATACTAGGTGCACTCTGTTCATAAGTTTAACTATAATTTTATGCTAATATTAAAGTAGCAATGAGGCAGTGACAAATTTTCAACCAACGATAACAAACCTTAAAAGCACTGTAAACTACTAAACACTTTTGTACACCACCCTACTGTACACTACTATGCTGTTCTGAACATTAACACTATTGATGTAGTTAGACAAGAAAAAGACTTAACTTAAATATAAAACCTTGTCACTCATAAACCTAATCAACAAAACCGACATTAACAATAAACTTTCTTTTATGAATGCCTCCCTGATACAACTAAATTCAACTTTAATTTCTGATTCaatagctccccccccccccaaaagaaaaaaatacttggTAAGCTGGCAATCTCATCATTCGATTTGGAACTTGGTTATGGTGAATATTTGTTACAATAAAACAATTTCTGTGGCAAAGAACCTGAGCAAGCGATGGTCAATTCTGCAAAGTACAGTAGTTTCAGATGTCAGTAGAAAGGTGTCCAATGGTTTTGTTCAGTCTCTAATCATAGCAATGTATTGGTGTGGAAATTTTGTGTCTGTTCACTATGTTTGTTCTGGGCACCCACATGATTTGTTAACGACTAATTAACATGGTTGACGACTTTGGCAAGTCCACTGCTTGCAAACAAGGATTCCCATTTGTTCAGCCATGTGATTTTGATTATGTAATACCTTAGAATGGACTTGGGCAGTTCTCAGCTTTACATTAGGGCAGGTTCATGCTGCCGGAGGCTCCCAGGTTTGTCCTCGTAATcacattattttctatatttctaTGGTTTCATCTGCGTCAATTGCTCAGAACTTTTGCACTATCATCTGTACTTGATGGTGGGCAAGTTGAGTTGCTCTCAGAGGCATGGATGCCCCAGTTTTATACTGGTTCGGTCTCAGGACAAGTGTCTAATTGTTTCATCTAATATGGCACACCGACCAGCTGTGGTGGAACGCAAACCCAAGTGAGCAAGACGAGATGTCTGTGATTGTCCAGTGAATCTGGATAGTTATATTCCTGAGTGATGTTATCTGTTCTGTGAGTAAGTCGTTAATTCAGTAAGATGATTAAAAGAATATTTCACCTATATTAATCGTTGCATGATCATTCTTTGTATATTCAGTATGATCTGAGTGTACGCTGTCATTCCCTAAAGTAAGGCTAAGTTTCCGTTACTGTGTGGGCCTATGTTAGGCTATACATGAGTTATTGAGTGGTGTATGACAGAGAGATATAACGTTACTCAAAGATTTAACACTTGAGACTTGTAGGGCTGTTCACTGCCAATATGTTGTCAAGTTGAACAGTGATTGAAAATGGTGTTGCTATCATTTTGTCTATTGAATATGACAGATGATATTAGTTATTTTATTGAGTCAATTAAACATATTACTCAGGTTTATTTTGATGTCAAGTGTTTTAGTTTGCTGTGTAGCCACAGGTTTTGTAGGTAAATCCTCGTTTATACTTATGTCTAGAGCTAGAGGGACATCAGCACACACATTCTAGTTTATCTAGTCACCTGTTGAACTCTAGAGGTATTTTGGACACTGCCAGTTACTGTGTACTTTTGCCATGTGAGGTGTGAAGTATTTTTGATCATACTCGCTTTTACATTTAGTATAAAATAACAGGAAGTCACTGTTCATCCATATTGACTACGTGGTTTGGATTAGGGTTTTCATTGATTGACTCACACTGTGTTAGATTGAACTGAAGCTTGTGTCAGAGTAACAACAATATTCCCTGAGTTCAGGTACCTCCCTCACCTCAAGTACCTCCCTGAGTTCAGGTACCTCCCTGAGTTAGGATTTAATATTTCCATACTTGTTTGAAAGAGTGGTTATTACTTCATTTTGTGAGTTTTACAGAGGGTATATATCTAATATGTAGTTCTCAGCTTATGGTCATCGTATTGTCCACCTGTATTGATTAAAGGTTGATATTGCAATTACTTAGTGTATTGTGTTACAGGCTAATACAATAGGTGTATTCCCTTAAGCCAGTATTGGGCGAAGTTGGTCTAAAATTTTGGTTTGGAAATCTACCATTCTTAACCAGTGAAGAACTTCATTCAAGACAGCCActtttgatatattatgtatCCCTGTATTTTCCTTCAACTGGCAGTCAATTAAGCTGAATTTATACATAAAAATGCTTTTACTGTATTAACTTAAGACTAACTGTAATATTACTGTATTGTCTGAGAGAATTGCCCCTTGTGTGTAGGACGGTCTGAATTTGTTTTGACAGGTTTAATGCAATGTATACCGTCTTGCATCAATATTCCATTGTAATATACTTTCATCTTGTTCATTTATAAGATTTTGTTTACTGTGTTTTGTCTGTTTTCTCAAGAGTGGCTGTCATATTCACCCCTCAGGAACACTCCTGCAACCCTCATCGATATCCCCCACTAGCTGTGGTTCACTTCAGCAAAATTAAACTTTTCTGAATGTACAATACTGACCCCTGACTACAATGGTTATGGTTTGTCAAGTTTCTCTATGGTTCATATTAAAGCCATATTCAAAAGAAAGCAATGGAAAGTTTATTATCTAGTACTAAACAAGTATGTGAGCAAGCCACAGGTTTATCTACAAGCTGAATGGCTGATAATACTCCTGTTGTCAGGTGGCTACACAActtaatgttttatttcattttggatTTTTTGGATGGACTAATGCTGGAACAGACACATCTGAGAGAAGAAATCTTGAGAACTACATTTGACAGTGATAATGAATATGAACTTTGAAGAAATCAAGTAAAACTGACACATTGCTTTATGCGGCGAGAGCTGGGGAAGGGATTTGGTTGCAAAGCTGTGGCCTAAACTACTGTATGCTGACAAATGAACATGGGATGTCCATTTAGAAGAGGCAGAACCTTGTGAGATTGGAAGATGGGCTTCAGTCAATCAGAGGGTTAACATCAAATCAACTTTAGTAAATTATATCATCAATTTGAAACTGATCAAAATTCAGTTTATTTTCTCCACAAATCTTTTGGGTTATCAGTGACCAACTTCAAATGAATCGCAAGGGATTCTGGGTACTTACAATCTGTTTCCAAATAGATACCCCATGAGACCCCCTGCAGCTGCTCCTGTCCAGAAGTTTCCCCCTCCTAGCCCTTGTCCTCCAGCTGCTCTCGCCTGTGTGGATCCACCAGCTGTACCCGAGCAACTGTCTGGATTGTACTCTGGTCTGAATCCTGGGGGTGGTGGATTTCCACCTCCCCCTGAGCCACCTCCCCAGTGAGTGCCACCTCTCCTGTTAGTGTCATCATCAGGAtgagttgtgtttttgtagttaaagaaaataaacatcagTTGACTTGGGACGTTTATACTAGAAACAGTCAGGCACTCGAACAGTCTTTCACAGTGACTTTAATGCCTACTTCTGTTGACTAGATATCTTACATCTCTATGTCTACCTACAATTTGAAATTTTGCTATGCCAAATCCCTACCAAAGCGTGTTATCTTTACACAAGTGGACAAAATATCCAACTCAATGGATAGCTTATCGGCTATGAATGTCAGAATAGTAAATCATTCTATATAGATAAGTTTACAGTAAGAGACTTCTTACCACAACCCTCAGGAGCAATTcaatttgactttttttattaagTAACAGccatttttttaattctcaTGCACATATCTAATCCATTGCTCCTTACCTAAAAGAGGAAAAGAGCACTATTTTCTTGACAAagaatacatgaaaatatttaagaTTAACAACATGTTACTAATAAAGGTTTACCAAATTAAGATGACATTACATGAAACTGTAAACAAACTTTGTAAGAGATCTAAAAATCTGAAAACATTGACCAAATTGTTATCAGAGTGTTAGGTAAAGGATATCCAGTGTGTCCACTGCTCATACATGATTTGTATATGCCGTAGATGATCAGACCACAGATGGCAAGCATTATCCAGTCACTGAAAGAAGATTTTCTTTTACTCCTGTAAACAATGAAAAGGAACATAATGTTTTGTAAAGACAGTTCTCATATGTTTAAGAAAACTAAAGAAACCATTACAGTCATGAATCATGCAATAATGACAATGTAAAAAATGCAAATACTATTACAGTTGtgctgaaaatatatattattagattTCCCCACAGATGTCACCATAACaattcatattttatgtttcTGGTTTCATAAAACCAACAACAATGTTGACCACACAACTTTCAGCAATTATTCAGTGTGATTGCACttaatttcattattaattaattaaagttaTAAATTGACTATAAATGGAGCTGCCATATTTTACGTAAAATTCTACTGGATTGTCTTCTACTGTCTTTgcaataatgtttgcttctttGTTTGCCTCTTTTATTACTTCTTTGATAACATTTGTGAAaaggttttgaaatatttgaataatgttattctattttccattattCATGTGTCAGGAATTGTCTACCATAATTCTGTGCATTTTGACATCAAGATCAACCATATCTTGTTGCTGAGATATACAGTGTTTAAGGTCAGCATCAATGAACTTAAGCTCCCTGAAGAGGCAATTACCACCACCTATCTTCACCTtcctttttgtatatatatcttgatatcCATACTACACACATCAGTTGAAATCGGCTTCTTTAAAACAAATTGCAGAAGCATGTTAAGTTAGGGATATTATTCTCTTGATTAAATCTATGAGACAAAATAATTATACTTACGCATAGCCACTGTTGTAATCATGATGGTTGTCTTGGTAGTGATTCCCACTACTGTCACCATAGtaattatgttgttgttttcctTGGTTCATTCCTTCTTTAGTGTAGTCTAGTGTATATTCTAGCTAAAATTCAATTGATGAataattcaattatatatatgaagaattCCTATTATTCAGTACACgtataaaaaaaattttcaGAATTGACACAAAATCAAGATTggttttcttttaatgtttgGGTCTTTGGTTCTTTCTGTTCCACttgtgttatgtattgttttaaCCGACATGTACCAAAGGGTGAAAGCTTGATAATATAGTTCATATTCACATTACATTAGGCACAACATGAGCGTAATTACATATTTGGTAAGCAGCTGTAAAAGGGATAAACGAACGCCATGGGCAACTTATGTTAAATGCTTGTAAAAGGAAGATATTTTTTAAGACACTAAATCAGAACATATATGGTGCCACTCTTCATGAAAAATATAACAACGAAGAAAGTTCTCAATGGCAACTGCCAGGTACTCAAAGGTAATGAAACAGCTGGTAAGCCCTTGAATAGCCATGACCTCTGGTGtacatttaattaaaaacaaaccaaTGTTACCTTGTAGTTATACAGAAAGCAGACTCAAATAATATCTTTGGTCCAGGAGTGGACGTCTTGAATTGTGTAAAACATCCTaactttttcttcaattttgaaAGAACTCTTTAATCTCACATACCATACATAAAATGGTAAATGAAGAACACTGATATACCCACAAAAGGATTTAAAAAGGTTTTAAACTTACCCCACATGAACCTTTTAGAATATATCTGTCATCTGGGTAATCATATCCTTCACAGATTACCTCAATCATGCCAAACCGATAAGCATTGTCCATGTCTGTCTTGCACTCCCACTGTTAAACATTACAAGAGTATATAAATACACTGAGTACTGAAAGAAGTAAGTAATGCTTAAAATGTAGTAGCATGGTTGGGTGCTTTATCTGAATTCCAAAGCAGGATGTATTCAATTTAACAATTAAAAAGAATCAAATAACTATGAAAGGAATACTTGGACATCTACAGgtttgaaagacaaaacatgTTTTACTAAATTCTGGATAATTTCTCAAGACAGTTCTTTCCTAATAATGGTGCTTATCGACCTGATATTTACATAGGAAGCCTCGGAAGTTAGTTATGAATACTGACTTATGTTCATATACAACTATGGCATACAACACAAGAATTTGGGGATATAGCTGAATG from Apostichopus japonicus isolate 1M-3 chromosome 2, ASM3797524v1, whole genome shotgun sequence harbors:
- the LOC139955884 gene encoding store-operated calcium entry-associated regulatory factor-like isoform X2 produces the protein MTTGKRSSPVPQMKCIGGSAGCNAFSPQVVQCSNKGSDGYDVQWECKTDMDNAYRFGMIEVICEGYDYPDDRYILKGSCGLEYTLDYTKEGMNQGKQQHNYYGDSSGNHYQDNHHDYNSGYASKRKSSFSDWIMLAICGLIIYGIYKSCMSSGHTGTHPDDDTNRRGGTHWGGGSGGGGNPPPPGFRPEYNPDSCSGTAGGSTQARAAGGQGLGGGNFWTGAAAGGLMGYLFGNRFGGRGYNQGYGGYGTGWGGGYARPRTYRQPSYGFSGFSGGGGGFSGGSTGTRSASGFGGTRRR
- the LOC139955884 gene encoding store-operated calcium entry-associated regulatory factor-like isoform X1, producing MEMKSKWPEIIVLTVLAISVQLSVGFGFGKSDKVLLEDVKTLTLYNNRMTTGKRSSPVPQMKCIGGSAGCNAFSPQVVQCSNKGSDGYDVQWECKTDMDNAYRFGMIEVICEGYDYPDDRYILKGSCGLEYTLDYTKEGMNQGKQQHNYYGDSSGNHYQDNHHDYNSGYASKRKSSFSDWIMLAICGLIIYGIYKSCMSSGHTGTHPDDDTNRRGGTHWGGGSGGGGNPPPPGFRPEYNPDSCSGTAGGSTQARAAGGQGLGGGNFWTGAAAGGLMGYLFGNRFGGRGYNQGYGGYGTGWGGGYARPRTYRQPSYGFSGFSGGGGGFSGGSTGTRSASGFGGTRRR